From the Carya illinoinensis cultivar Pawnee chromosome 4, C.illinoinensisPawnee_v1, whole genome shotgun sequence genome, one window contains:
- the LOC122307454 gene encoding classical arabinogalactan protein 11-like, whose product MARHQVVVLALVCVAIAGLVAVQALEAPTSSPKASPATPSSSSSPASAPTSSSSASAPKASVSAHNSSASSPTVSSPEASATPPTSSSSTPAASPSNDSASSPDSEVSSPPAPGGKFTPAEEPASGPAADDVSAPAPSTNSATAALKISAAAGVAQLVACFFVF is encoded by the coding sequence ATGGCACGTCATCAAGTTGTTGTTTTGGCTCTTGTTTGTGTTGCCATTGCTGGGTTGGTGGCAGTCCAAGCTCTGGAAGCTCCTACGAGCTCCCCCAAGGCCTCGCCCGCCACTCCATCGTCGTCGTCGTCACCTGCCTCGGCCCCCACATCATCGTCATCGGCCTCAGCCCCTAAAGCCTCCGTGTCCGCTCACAATTCATCGGCCTCGAGCCCCACAGTCTCCTCACCCGAGGCTTCTGCTACCCCTCCCACCTCCTCTTCTTCCACGCCTGCCGCCTCTCCATCCAATGACTCTGCCTCCTCCCCTGACAGTGAGGTCTCGTCTCCTCCCGCCCCAGGAGGCAAGTTCACCCCTGCAGAAGAACCCGCCTCTGGACCTGCTGCTGATGATGTTTCTGCCCCCGCACCCTCGACAAACAGCGCCACCGCCGCCCTCAAGATCTCTGCTGCCGCTGGTGTAGCCCAGCTTGTTGCCTGCTTCTTCGTCTTCTAA